A single window of Bos javanicus breed banteng chromosome 19, ARS-OSU_banteng_1.0, whole genome shotgun sequence DNA harbors:
- the LOC133231702 gene encoding adenylate kinase 4, mitochondrial-like — MASKLLRAVILGPPGSGKGTVCQRIAQNFGLQHLSSGHFLRENIKANTEVGDMAKQYIEKGLLVPDHVITRLMMLELENRRGEHWLLDGFPRTLVRTEALDRLCDLDLVITLNIPFETLKDRLSRRWIHPPSGRVYNLDFNPPHVHGMDDVTGEPLVQPEDDKAEAVAARLRQYKDVARPVIELYKSRGVLHQFSGTETNKIWPYVYTLFSNKITPVQSKEAY; from the coding sequence ATGGCTTCCAAACTCCTGCGTGCGGTCATCCTTGGGCCGCCGGGCTCGGGCAAGGGCACCGTGTGCCAGAGGATAGCCCAGAACTTTGGCCTTCAGCATCTCTCCAGCGGCCACTTCTTGCGGGAGAACATCAAGGCCAACACGGAAGTTGGTGATATGGCAAAGCAATACATAGAGAAAGGCCTTTTGGTTCCCGATCATGTGATCACACGCCTCATGATGTTGGAGTTGGAGAACAGGCGCGGCGAGCACTGGCTACTTGATGGTTTTCCTCGAACATTAGTTCGGACTGAAGCCTTGGACAGACTATGTGACCTGGATCTAGTGATCACTTTGAACATTCCATTCGAAACGCTCAAAGATCGTCTCAGCCGACGTTGGATTCACCCTCCCAGTGGAAGGGTATATAACCTGGACTTCAACCCACCTCATGTACATGGTATGGATGACGTCACTGGTGAGCCACTGGTCCAGCCAGAGGATGACAAAGCTGAAGCAGTTGCTGCCAGGCTAAGGCAGTACAAGGATGTGGCAAGACCCGTCATCGAGCTGTACAAGAGCCGAGGAGTGCTCCACCAGTTTTCAGGAACCGAGACTAACAAAATCTGGCCCTATGTTTACACGCTTTTCTCGAACAAGATCACACCTGTTCAGTCCAAAGAAGCCTACTGA